The Rana temporaria chromosome 13, aRanTem1.1, whole genome shotgun sequence genome has a window encoding:
- the LOC120921080 gene encoding BCL2/adenovirus E1B 19 kDa protein-interacting protein 2-like isoform X3: protein MSAMEEAGLDGGEGRSPHQSSKDLGGQNTAPSRGGRQSIDDMELKEEWQDEEFPRPLPEETTPEEDLDANEEDLSAAPPSTLDLCGNRHVKRRLSAPDISFNLENSQDSATSSDIRDQTTDEDLDFDVDDLETPNSSEMLEFPSMSHEFEWDGYYGNSLNAIVVFATCYLPESSIPNYQYIMDNLFRYIIGTLDLLVADDYMLIYLSGCTSRSKIPPIGWLKRCYRATGRRLKKNLKSVLIVHPTWYVRALLAIIRPFISAKFIRKVAFVKNLTELSQLVSLDPLHIPDCIEQLDLELKR, encoded by the exons CTCTAAGGACTTGGGGGGTCAGAACACAGCGCCCTCCCGTGGTGGCCGGCAGAGTATCGATGACATGGAGCTGAAAGAGGAGTGGCAGGACGAGGAGTTTCCCAG ACCCCTTCCCGAGGAGACAACCCCAGAGGAAGACTTGGATGCaaatgaagaggacctgtcag CCGCACCCCCCAGCACCCTGGACCTGTGCGGGAACCGTCATGTTAAGAGGCGCTTGTCGGCCCCGGATATCAGTTTCAACCTGGAGAACAGTCAGGACTCGGCCACCTCAAGCGACATACGCGACCAGAccaccgacgaggatctcgactTTGACGTTGACGATCTGGAGACGCCAAACAGCAGCGAGATGCTGGAATTTCCCTCTATGAGCCATGAGTTTGAGTGGGACG GCTATTACGGTAACAGTTTAAACGCAATCGTGGTTTTTGCCACATGTTACTTACCAGAAAGCAGTATTCCAAATTACCAATACATCATGGATAATCTGTTCAG GTATATCATCGGGACGCTGGATTTGTTGGTCGCTGATGATTACATGCTCATCTACCTGAGCGGGTGTACCTCGCGAAGCAAAATCCCACCGATTGGTTGGCTCAAACGTTGCTATCGGGCCACCGGGAGGCG gtTAAAGAAAAATCTGAAGTCGGTGTTGATCGTTCACCCCACGTGGTACGTGAGAGCCCTGCTGGCCATCATACGGCCCTTTATCAG TGCCAAGTTTATTAGGAAGGTGGCTTTTGTTAAAAATTTGACAGAACTTTCACAACTGGTGTCACTGGATCCCCTCCATATACCGGACTGTATAGAACA GTTGGACCTTGAACTGAAGCGGTAA
- the LOC120921080 gene encoding BCL2/adenovirus E1B 19 kDa protein-interacting protein 2-like isoform X1 gives MSAMEEAGLDGGEGRSPHQSSKDLGGQNTAPSRGGRQSIDDMELKEEWQDEEFPRPLPEETTPEEDLDANEEDLSAAPPSTLDLCGNRHVKRRLSAPDISFNLENSQDSATSSDIRDQTTDEDLDFDVDDLETPNSSEMLEFPSMSHEFEWDDDLPKVNGTPEASFVETLVSDMEDQSGRRWRIFLMGEHKVDMTAIEPYRKVVSHGGYYGNSLNAIVVFATCYLPESSIPNYQYIMDNLFRYIIGTLDLLVADDYMLIYLSGCTSRSKIPPIGWLKRCYRATGRRLKKNLKSVLIVHPTWYVRALLAIIRPFISAKFIRKVAFVKNLTELSQLVSLDPLHIPDCIEQLDLELKR, from the exons CTCTAAGGACTTGGGGGGTCAGAACACAGCGCCCTCCCGTGGTGGCCGGCAGAGTATCGATGACATGGAGCTGAAAGAGGAGTGGCAGGACGAGGAGTTTCCCAG ACCCCTTCCCGAGGAGACAACCCCAGAGGAAGACTTGGATGCaaatgaagaggacctgtcag CCGCACCCCCCAGCACCCTGGACCTGTGCGGGAACCGTCATGTTAAGAGGCGCTTGTCGGCCCCGGATATCAGTTTCAACCTGGAGAACAGTCAGGACTCGGCCACCTCAAGCGACATACGCGACCAGAccaccgacgaggatctcgactTTGACGTTGACGATCTGGAGACGCCAAACAGCAGCGAGATGCTGGAATTTCCCTCTATGAGCCATGAGTTTGAGTGGGACG ACGACCTGCCGAAGGTGAACGGAACCCCGGAGGCGTCCTTTGTGGAGACCCTGGTGAGCGACATGGAGGACCAGAGCGGGCGGAGGTGGAGGATCTTCCTGATGGGGGAGCATAAGGTGGACATGACAGCCATAGAGCCGTACAGGAAGGTCGTCTCCCATGGAG GCTATTACGGTAACAGTTTAAACGCAATCGTGGTTTTTGCCACATGTTACTTACCAGAAAGCAGTATTCCAAATTACCAATACATCATGGATAATCTGTTCAG GTATATCATCGGGACGCTGGATTTGTTGGTCGCTGATGATTACATGCTCATCTACCTGAGCGGGTGTACCTCGCGAAGCAAAATCCCACCGATTGGTTGGCTCAAACGTTGCTATCGGGCCACCGGGAGGCG gtTAAAGAAAAATCTGAAGTCGGTGTTGATCGTTCACCCCACGTGGTACGTGAGAGCCCTGCTGGCCATCATACGGCCCTTTATCAG TGCCAAGTTTATTAGGAAGGTGGCTTTTGTTAAAAATTTGACAGAACTTTCACAACTGGTGTCACTGGATCCCCTCCATATACCGGACTGTATAGAACA GTTGGACCTTGAACTGAAGCGGTAA
- the LOC120921080 gene encoding bcl-2/adenovirus E1B 19 kDa-interacting protein 2-like protein isoform X2 — MELKEEWQDEEFPRPLPEETTPEEDLDANEEDLSAAPPSTLDLCGNRHVKRRLSAPDISFNLENSQDSATSSDIRDQTTDEDLDFDVDDLETPNSSEMLEFPSMSHEFEWDDDLPKVNGTPEASFVETLVSDMEDQSGRRWRIFLMGEHKVDMTAIEPYRKVVSHGGYYGNSLNAIVVFATCYLPESSIPNYQYIMDNLFRYIIGTLDLLVADDYMLIYLSGCTSRSKIPPIGWLKRCYRATGRRLKKNLKSVLIVHPTWYVRALLAIIRPFISAKFIRKVAFVKNLTELSQLVSLDPLHIPDCIEQLDLELKR; from the exons ATGGAGCTGAAAGAGGAGTGGCAGGACGAGGAGTTTCCCAG ACCCCTTCCCGAGGAGACAACCCCAGAGGAAGACTTGGATGCaaatgaagaggacctgtcag CCGCACCCCCCAGCACCCTGGACCTGTGCGGGAACCGTCATGTTAAGAGGCGCTTGTCGGCCCCGGATATCAGTTTCAACCTGGAGAACAGTCAGGACTCGGCCACCTCAAGCGACATACGCGACCAGAccaccgacgaggatctcgactTTGACGTTGACGATCTGGAGACGCCAAACAGCAGCGAGATGCTGGAATTTCCCTCTATGAGCCATGAGTTTGAGTGGGACG ACGACCTGCCGAAGGTGAACGGAACCCCGGAGGCGTCCTTTGTGGAGACCCTGGTGAGCGACATGGAGGACCAGAGCGGGCGGAGGTGGAGGATCTTCCTGATGGGGGAGCATAAGGTGGACATGACAGCCATAGAGCCGTACAGGAAGGTCGTCTCCCATGGAG GCTATTACGGTAACAGTTTAAACGCAATCGTGGTTTTTGCCACATGTTACTTACCAGAAAGCAGTATTCCAAATTACCAATACATCATGGATAATCTGTTCAG GTATATCATCGGGACGCTGGATTTGTTGGTCGCTGATGATTACATGCTCATCTACCTGAGCGGGTGTACCTCGCGAAGCAAAATCCCACCGATTGGTTGGCTCAAACGTTGCTATCGGGCCACCGGGAGGCG gtTAAAGAAAAATCTGAAGTCGGTGTTGATCGTTCACCCCACGTGGTACGTGAGAGCCCTGCTGGCCATCATACGGCCCTTTATCAG TGCCAAGTTTATTAGGAAGGTGGCTTTTGTTAAAAATTTGACAGAACTTTCACAACTGGTGTCACTGGATCCCCTCCATATACCGGACTGTATAGAACA GTTGGACCTTGAACTGAAGCGGTAA